ATATACCTTTGCACTGCTTAATTTGCTGACTACTTTTAGTCCTATGGCATAAACGATAAATTGCCATATGCTAAATAAATTAATTCCGCGAATTATACCATATAGAAAGCTTCCCTTTAAATCTGGAGCAAAAAGATTTGTTATACTTGCAAGTGAGGTGTCTAAAATTAATGAGCCTGTAAAATATGATGCAATAAGAGTGACGATCATGGATATTATGACTATTGTATAAGCATATCCTGTTACTGATAGATATTGCTTAAATTTGCCTTCTCCTTTAAATATCCTTAATATCCCCCAAAAGATAAATGTAATGACTATCCACATTATAATAACTCCAATAGGGGCTGTGATTAAACCAATTTTAGTTGAAAATGAAATCATAGATGGTGTCATTTGTGCTGCCTGTGGAGTATTCTCAAGTTTTGTTTTCACCATCTGCTCAAATAAGGGATATCTTATTAAATAGAAAATGGGTGTAGTTAATAACATTGCAAGAATGGGATACAAAATGTCTGACTTTTGTGCAATTGCTTCCATTGCTTTTTTGGGTGATACTATAACACCTATAACCCTTTGTAAGAAACTCATCTGTTTTACTTCTTTATCATTTCTTAATTCCATATTCTCCATTTTATTTTCCTCCCTTTTATTGATTTACGGCTTTCGCCTTTTTTAAAGCTAAAATATCATTTGCAATAAGTGTATTTTCAACAATGACGTCTTTTATCATCTGCCCGTCCCTAAATGTTATTATGCGTTTTGCATGTTGTGCTATATCCATCTCATGTGTGACAAGCAATAATGTTACCCCTTCTTTATTGAGTTCTTGAAATACTGCCATCACCTCCTCCCCTGAAAAACTGTCGAGATTTCCTGTGGGTTCATCTGCAAGGATAATTGTGGGATTATTGACAAGAGCTCTTGCTATCGCAACTTTTTGTTTCTGACCTCCTGATAATTCATTGGGTTTATGATTCATCCTGTCTGCAAGATTTACACGTGATAATGCTTCAATCGCTCTTTTCCTTCTTTCTTTAGCAGGTACACCTGCATATACCATTGGAATCTCAACATTCATAAGTGCTGTCATTCTTGGAAGTAAATTAAATGATTGGAATACAAAGCCTATTTTTTTGTTTCTAATCCTTGCAAGCTCTGCATCATTTAATTTGGAGATATTGATGCCTTCAAGTTCATATTCCCCTGACGTCGCTCTGTCAAGGCAGCCTATGATATTCATAAGAGTAGATTTGCCTGAACCGGATGCGCCCATTATAGCGACAAATTCATTTTTTTCTACTTCGAGATTAATATGTCTTAGTGCCTTTACTTCTATCGGTCCTGTTTTGTAGGTTTTACAGATGTCTTTTATTTCAATAATCATAATAAACTCTCCATTAATATAATTTTATAAATATTTTACCTTATTTTAGAAAGGATTTCTACTATACTTTTGTATAGTGCATCATCAGTTTTGTGAATTTTCAACATTTATATTTAGATCAATATCAAGATACGGTACATCTTCGTGAGATATCATTATAATAATTTTATCCTTTTTAATTTGATCTAAGTATTTACAAAAATTTTCCTTTGAATAGTCGTCTAAAAATGTCAATGCTTCGTCCAATATAATGATTTGAGGATCATGTGCTAAAGCTCTTAAAATCGTAATTTTTCTTTTTTGCCCCCCTGATAAGTTATCTCCGTTGTTTGTAATTATACTGCTAAGATTCAAAATCTTATCATTTATTAAATCATTAAAACCCAGCTTTTCACACAAAGTTGTTATTCTATTATCATCAATGTCTCTTCCCATTTTTATATTGCTTTTTATTGTATCATTAAATAAATATGTATTTTGCGGTACAATTCCAACAAGTTTTTTTAATGAGTATATATTTATATTTTTTATATCTATATCATCAAATTTCACAACACCAGATTGAGGAGTTAACAAACCACACATTATATCAATTAATGTCGTTTTCCCTTTGCCATTGGCTCCTGCAATTCTTATGATTTTACCAATCTCTAATTTTAAGCTTAAATTATTGATTATACTATTATCTTTTTGATATGAAAAAGTTACATTTTCTAATGTTATACAATTCTTTATCTTTGACATCTTTATATCGTCTGTTTTTTCTTTTTTATCTTTTCCTACAATTTCTAAATATCTTTTTAATGCTACTTTTGATTTTTGCAAATCTATATTTATATTTGATAATGATTTTATTGGTTGAAATAGTTGGTTAATATATGCCGATAATGCTACAATACCGCCTATAGTTAATCTCCCTTGTATTACCTGATATCCACCATATAAAAGTAAAATCAGCGAAGGAATAAAAAATAAAAACGACAGTAATGTATTGCTTATGCTATTTATATAAACACTATCAAATCTTTTATTTATATATTCATGCAATACAAACGAAAATCTCCTTTGAGCAAATTTATATGCTTTTAAATATTTTATTATTTTTATATTAAAAATATTTTCCTGTAATACATTACTAATTTTTGAATTAATCTGCATAAATTTTAAATTTATATTTCTAAATATTGGATTATAATATCTTAAAACAATGTAAATCATAGGTGTTACTAATAATGAAATAATTGTTATATCCCTATTTATGGTAAACATTATTACAAAAGCTATAATTAGAGTTGCTACCTGTGTAATTATATTTATAAATGTCCCAGCAAATAAATTCACAACATCAGGTAATTCATTTAAAATTCTTGACATAATCTCACCTGTTTGTTTTTCATTAAAGAAAGTAATTTCTTTATTCACAACACTCTTATATAAATTTAATCTTAAATCATACAGCATTTTCTCTCCAATATAAGTAAAAATATATGACTGAATAATATTTAAAATAGTTCCTAATATATAAATAACTGCAAAAATTATTATATACCTTATTAAATTATGTACATCCTTATTTGCTATTGCAATATCTATGATTAATTTAATAATGTACGGATTCAACAACGATATAATAGTTGATATAATTATTATAAAAAATCCTATAATTTCTTTTATCATATAAGGTTTTATTATTGAATATACATGCCTAAACTCATCTTTTTTCATAATTCACCCCAAATTTAATATATTCTTTAACTTTAGCTTATTTCATAATATCTTTTAGAACCAAAATAAAGCAAAAGTTTATAAAGAATGAATAACAATATTCCTAAACCAATAAGAACCATAAAATATTTATTAGTTATAAATCTCAAAATCTTTATTATAAAGTTGCTCATGAAAATTACAAATATAATTAATATTAGCATAGATATGAGTACATTAATATTTTGCCTTACCACCACCCTTTGATTCTCCCAATTCAACATAGGTAAACAAAACTCACAAAATATCCCTATAATAAAATAAATGTTTAATACTAAAAATCCTATTATAAAAGCAACTAAAAGATAAATTACACTTAATTTAGTTAGAAAAAAACTAAAAATACAAGTTAACACACCAAATAAAATACTTAAAATATTACAGTGCAATAATTTTGCTTTTATATATTCTTCAGGACTTATTGGTAATGATTTAATATAATAAAAAGTCTTGCCTTCTCGTGATAGTGCTGTTGATGCTATTAAATTAGATCCCCCAAGTAAGATATAAGCCAAAGAGATAAACATAATAATTAAATATTTTGTTTCTAAATTTTTATTTGCATTTTGAATCTTCAGTAATATATCCGGCATTCCTGAATAAAAAGAATAAAATAAAAACAGTGGAATAATTAATGTCATAATTAATCCATAAATAATAAACGTAGAATCACGATAAAATAGTTTCATATCCCTTTGTAACAATGCTAAGACCTTACTTTGATATTTAGAAAATGAATCCATTATATTAAAAGTTCTCTGCTTATTTATTCCACTTACTTCATTATTACGTGATATAATATAAACTAAGTTATTGGATAATAATTTTAATATAAGAATGAGTCCTGCCACTGAAATAAAAATAAATATTATCATATATTCAAAAGAAATTAATCCTTTTTTAATAATAGCCTCATAGGCAATATTTACAGGATAAAATATTTTTGAAATATGTTCCAATTGAAAAACTCTTTGCTTTATTAAGTTTATTCCAGTATTAGTGTTACTTTTAAGATAATTCTGCATACCTGTAATTTCTTTTGCCAAGATTATAAAACATATATTTATTATAAACGCCATAATGTTGGCAAAACCTCTTTTATCAAAAAAATACCCAATCCTTTGTAGCAATATAATAACAAAAAATTGTAATGCCATTGGAAGCATAGGAATTAATGTTGTTATTATTAATGCAAAAATATAATATGTAAAAGGTTTGTCCGAATTTACACCATTGATAATAACTCCCGGCATTAATACAATTAATGCAATAGCTAATTGGAATATATACCCTGATGCAAATCTGCTAAGTAAAATTTGCCATGATTCAAGTGGAAAAGTCATAATATAGTTATATTGTTTATTACTGCTTATTAATGAAATATATGAACCAAATAAACCAAGTGTTAATAATAAAATAAACGTAAAGTTTAAAAGACCTTTTATCATTAAATTTTGCTCACCTGTTAAGCTCAGATTATGATAAATAAATTCATTAATTTGTATATAACCACTGATTATATTATAAAACAAAAATAAAAGTATCCCATATATAAATAATCTTAAATATAATTTTTCTCTTTCGTATTTCCATGAATAATTAAATCCATGAAATCCATATAATGATTTGTAATGGTATTTTAATAATGTCCATATTTCTTTCATGCTTCAGTCATCTCCAGAAAAATTTCTTCTAAATCCTTTTTATTATCTTTTTTAATTTTTAATTCATTAACAGTCCCAGAATAAATAATCCTACCGCCCTTTATAATCGCGATTCTGTCACATATGTCTTCTGCCATTTTTATAAGGTGTGTTGTAATAAATACCGTTTTGCCTTGATCAGCTAAAGTCCGCATAATATTTTTTAAGTTTCTGATTGCCTTTGCATCAAGCCCAATTATTGGTTCATCCATAATTAAAATAGATGGTTCATGGATTAGTGCTCCTAAAATTAATAATTTTTGCTTCATACCATGCGAATAACTCTCTATTTTCATATTTAATACATCATTAATTTCTAATATTCCACCGAATTTCTCTATGTTTAGCTGCCTTGTTTTATTATTTATTTCATATATATCTGATATAAATCTTAAATATTCAAATCCTGTAAGTTTATTAAATATTTCAGGGTCATCCGGTACATAACCTATTTCCTTTTTTGCTTTAAGAGGGTCTTTCAATATATCATATCCATTGATTAAAACTTTTCCACTATCGGGTTTTAATATACCGGTAATAATTTTTACAGTTGTTGTTTTACCAGAACCATTTGGACCAAGAAAACCGAAAATCTCACCTTTATATACTTCAAGGTTTAATGAGTCCACAGCTTTTTTATCACAGCCATAATATATCTTTGAAATATTATATAAATTGATCATAAATTGTTAGCAGCTCCTTCAGAATATTTCAATTTATAACACTTTTAAATTTATCAGAATAATTATTATATCGACAATCAGTAAAAGCATACTTACAAACATATAGGAAATATCATTATAGATATTCGTTGTTTTACCTTTTGCTTTAATTTTTTTTATTATATAAATTATTGTCTGTATTACAGGTAAGATAAAAATAAATTGCAATTTAGATGCAGTATTTGAGATATTCCCATTGAATTGCCATTGAATAGCAACTGTTTCAGGCAATGCCTTATAAAAAATTATATTTATAATAAATGTAAAAACAGCAAATATCCATCCATGTTTATTCAAAAATCTTATTGATCGCATAAGATATTCTCTCCCTCCTTTTGTATAATAAATCTTACTTATAATAAGTCATATTTGCCAACTTTATTATAAAATTATATTATTTCTCAATTTTACAGAAAAGATAGGGAGAAAGTATAATAAAAATTTATTCTCCCTATTTAAACAATTTAAACAGTTAACGTTTATTTTTCATTCTTTTCTGCAAGTGGAACAACATCGAGTACAGCCCACGCTACAGCTGCTAATGCTACAAAATAACCTACAGCTATAGTATCTGTATATACAGCTGTATTACTATACCAAATTCCTGTAGGTTGCAGTTCCCCATTTAGGTTGATATTTTGAGAACCCAATGTTTGAACTGTAGGTTTTACATATGACATTTTCTTCACCTCCACCAATGACATTATATTATTAAGTTAATAATCAATTAAAATTGACCATTAACTTAATGAATATGCCTCTCTTTCCTTTGACATCTCATCTATAAAGTCTACAAATATATCATTTTCAAGCCAAACAGTCGGTACATCTTCTTTAACATTATTCATATCCATTATAGAAAGTACATTTTGAGCCATTTTTCTAGGCAATTCTTTTTGCCAAAGTTTTGCAAGCCCGGCTTTCCAATATTCACTAAATCTATGTTTTCGAATATTTCCAACTACTAAAGGAAGATAAGGAGATGCTACAATATCGCCATTTGCTCTAATTGAAACATAATTAACACAATCCATAGCTATAGTTCTAAATCTTATCAAATGATCGATCGGATCACCCCATTCAACTATTGGTTTTTTCCCTTTTAAATTGATATCATGTATATATTTTACTAATTGTCTATATTGAAGTTGTGTAGGCATTATCTCATTTAAATGTTGATTTGCTCTACCTAATAACATCAACGGTTGTACCCTTAATTCTTGTATATCTAATTTATTTAACAAATTA
This is a stretch of genomic DNA from Aceticella autotrophica. It encodes these proteins:
- a CDS encoding ABC transporter ATP-binding protein, which codes for MINLYNISKIYYGCDKKAVDSLNLEVYKGEIFGFLGPNGSGKTTTVKIITGILKPDSGKVLINGYDILKDPLKAKKEIGYVPDDPEIFNKLTGFEYLRFISDIYEINNKTRQLNIEKFGGILEINDVLNMKIESYSHGMKQKLLILGALIHEPSILIMDEPIIGLDAKAIRNLKNIMRTLADQGKTVFITTHLIKMAEDICDRIAIIKGGRIIYSGTVNELKIKKDNKKDLEEIFLEMTEA
- a CDS encoding Yip1 family protein produces the protein MENMELRNDKEVKQMSFLQRVIGVIVSPKKAMEAIAQKSDILYPILAMLLTTPIFYLIRYPLFEQMVKTKLENTPQAAQMTPSMISFSTKIGLITAPIGVIIMWIVITFIFWGILRIFKGEGKFKQYLSVTGYAYTIVIISMIVTLIASYFTGSLILDTSLASITNLFAPDLKGSFLYGIIRGINLFSIWQFIVYAIGLKVVSKLSSAKVYSVVSAVYIVMILLSANSLKLS
- a CDS encoding putative ABC transporter permease subunit, with the protein product MKEIWTLLKYHYKSLYGFHGFNYSWKYEREKLYLRLFIYGILLFLFYNIISGYIQINEFIYHNLSLTGEQNLMIKGLLNFTFILLLTLGLFGSYISLISSNKQYNYIMTFPLESWQILLSRFASGYIFQLAIALIVLMPGVIINGVNSDKPFTYYIFALIITTLIPMLPMALQFFVIILLQRIGYFFDKRGFANIMAFIINICFIILAKEITGMQNYLKSNTNTGINLIKQRVFQLEHISKIFYPVNIAYEAIIKKGLISFEYMIIFIFISVAGLILILKLLSNNLVYIISRNNEVSGINKQRTFNIMDSFSKYQSKVLALLQRDMKLFYRDSTFIIYGLIMTLIIPLFLFYSFYSGMPDILLKIQNANKNLETKYLIIMFISLAYILLGGSNLIASTALSREGKTFYYIKSLPISPEEYIKAKLLHCNILSILFGVLTCIFSFFLTKLSVIYLLVAFIIGFLVLNIYFIIGIFCEFCLPMLNWENQRVVVRQNINVLISMLILIIFVIFMSNFIIKILRFITNKYFMVLIGLGILLFILYKLLLYFGSKRYYEIS
- a CDS encoding DUF1648 domain-containing protein, producing the protein MRSIRFLNKHGWIFAVFTFIINIIFYKALPETVAIQWQFNGNISNTASKLQFIFILPVIQTIIYIIKKIKAKGKTTNIYNDISYMFVSMLLLIVDIIIILINLKVL
- a CDS encoding ABC transporter ATP-binding protein, producing the protein MIIEIKDICKTYKTGPIEVKALRHINLEVEKNEFVAIMGASGSGKSTLMNIIGCLDRATSGEYELEGINISKLNDAELARIRNKKIGFVFQSFNLLPRMTALMNVEIPMVYAGVPAKERRKRAIEALSRVNLADRMNHKPNELSGGQKQKVAIARALVNNPTIILADEPTGNLDSFSGEEVMAVFQELNKEGVTLLLVTHEMDIAQHAKRIITFRDGQMIKDVIVENTLIANDILALKKAKAVNQ
- a CDS encoding ABC transporter ATP-binding protein, which produces MKKDEFRHVYSIIKPYMIKEIIGFFIIIISTIISLLNPYIIKLIIDIAIANKDVHNLIRYIIIFAVIYILGTILNIIQSYIFTYIGEKMLYDLRLNLYKSVVNKEITFFNEKQTGEIMSRILNELPDVVNLFAGTFINIITQVATLIIAFVIMFTINRDITIISLLVTPMIYIVLRYYNPIFRNINLKFMQINSKISNVLQENIFNIKIIKYLKAYKFAQRRFSFVLHEYINKRFDSVYINSISNTLLSFLFFIPSLILLLYGGYQVIQGRLTIGGIVALSAYINQLFQPIKSLSNINIDLQKSKVALKRYLEIVGKDKKEKTDDIKMSKIKNCITLENVTFSYQKDNSIINNLSLKLEIGKIIRIAGANGKGKTTLIDIMCGLLTPQSGVVKFDDIDIKNINIYSLKKLVGIVPQNTYLFNDTIKSNIKMGRDIDDNRITTLCEKLGFNDLINDKILNLSSIITNNGDNLSGGQKRKITILRALAHDPQIIILDEALTFLDDYSKENFCKYLDQIKKDKIIIMISHEDVPYLDIDLNINVENSQN